TTTTACGTCGCGCAACCACTGACCGACCGAATAGTCGCCGTCGAAGGGCACATGGCCGTAAAGACGGTGCGGCACGCAGGCTTCGTCCTCCGGCGTCGGGCGCGCGGTCAGAACCCGCCACCCCGCAAAGACCTGAAGCGCGTCGGCGTTGACGATCGTCCCGCCGGTATGCTCGGCAATCTCCATCGCGATGGCCGATTTCCCGCTGGCCGTCGGACCTGCAAGCAGGACATGGCGCGAGGGGTCGAGCGATGGGATCTTCATCTGCACAAGGTCCCTTTATGGGCGTTGAAACCGGGCTGGTTTTCCGACATTTTGCCGCCAGGGCAAGAGATGTAAATCGGGAATGATCCATATGAGCGAGGGCAGCGCCAATCAACCGCCGGTCGCCTACAAGCGCGTACTGCTGAAAATCTCGGGCGAAGCGCTGATGGGGGACCAGGGCTTCGGCCTGCATCCGCCCACCGTGCAGCGCATCGCCGAAGAGGTGAAAAGCGTCCGCGACCTGGGCGTGCAGATCTGCATGGTGATCGGGGGCGGCAACATCTTTCGCGGCCTTCAGGGCAGCGCACAGGGGATGGAGCGCACGACCGCCGACTATATGGGCATGCTTGCCACGGTGATGAACGCGCTTGCCATGCAGTCGGCGCTGGAGGGCATGGGTGTCTTCTGCCGGGTGATCACGGCGATCCGCATGGACGAGGTGGCCGAACCCTACATCCGGCGCCGCGCCGTGCGTCATCTGGAAAAGAACCGCGTCATCATCTTCGCGGCCGGGACCGGCAACCCCTACTTCACCACCGATACCGCGGCCACGCTGCGCGCCAACGAAATGGCGTGCGAGGCGATCTTCAAGGGCACGAAGGTGGACGGCGTCTATGACAAGGACCCCAAGAAGTTCTCTGATGCCGTCCGGTATCCCGACATCACCTATGACGATGTGCTTCAGAAAAACCTCAAGGTCATGGACGCATCCGCCATCGCTCTGGCCCGGGACAACGACCTTCCGATCATCGTTTTCAGCCTTGATGAGCCGGGCGGCTTCCGCGGCATTCTAGCGGGGCAAGGCACCTATACAATCGTGCACGGTTAGCGTTATAGCAACTAAAGACGCCAATAACGAGAAGAGACAAGACCATGGCGGAAGAAGACGATTTGGAAATCGATCTCGACGATCTCGCACGCAGGATGGACGGCGCGATGGCGGCGCTGAAGCACGAATTCGCGTCGCTTCGCACCGGTCGTGCCTCGGCCAGCATGCTCGACCCGGTGACGGTCGATGCCTATGGTTCCCCCACGCCGATCAACCAGGTCGGGACCGTGAACGTGCCCGAACCGCGGATGGTGACCATCAATGTCTGGGACAAATCGCTGGTTTCCAAGGTCGAAAAGGCGATCATGGAGTCCGGTCTGGGGATCAACCCGCAGACCAACGGCACGATCATCATGCTGCCGATCCCGGAGTTGAACGAGGAGCGACGCAAGGAACTGACCAAGGTCGCCGCGCAATATGCCGAACAGGCCCGCGTCGCCGTGCGCAATGTGCGCCGCGATGGCATGGAACACCTGAAAAAGGCCAAGGCCGCGGGCATGAGCGAAGATGACAACAAGATCTGGCATGACGAAATTCAGGAACTGACCGACACGCACATCGCCGACATCGACAAGGCGCTGGAGCACAAGCAAAAGGAAATCATGCAGGTCTGACGCTGTCGGATCTCATGGGTCGGAAAGGGGGCCGCGTGGCCGCGAAAGACACGAACTTCATGGGACCGACCCATGTTGCCGTCATCATGGACGGCAACGGGAGATGGGCGCAGATGCGCGGCCGGCCCCGCCTGTTCGGCCATCAGGCGGGCGTGCGCCGGGTGCGGGAAATCGTCGAAGCATGCCCCGACCTTGGCATCCGCTACCTGACCGTCTTTGCCTTCTCGACCGAGAACTGGCGCCGCACCCAGGCCGAGGTCAGCGGGTTGATGAACCTCTTCCGCCGCTACATCCAGAAAGAGGCACAGGCCCTGCTGGAAGCCGGCGTTCGCGTGCGTTTCATCGGGGATCGCGACCGGCTGGAGCCGAAGCTTGTCGACATGATGCATGCGCTTGAGGAACTGACCGCGGGCAACGAGCTGCTCAACCTGACCGTGGCGATCAACTATGGCGGCCGGGACGAGGTTGCCCGGGCGACGCAGCGGCTGGCCCGGGAAGTTGCGGCCGGTCGGCTCGACCCCGAGGATGTGGATGCCGAAACGCTGGCCAGCTTTCTCGACACCTGTCTGCTGCCTGACCCCGATCTGGTGATCCGCACCAGCGGCGAGGCGCGGATATCCAACTTCCTCCTCTGGCAGTCGGCCTATGCGGAATATGAATTCTCGCCCGTCCTATGGCCCGATTTTACCGCGGACCACTTTGCCGAGATCGTCTCGAATTTCGGGGCACGGGAAAGACGCTACGGGGCGGTGAAAGCCTGATGGCGTCGTCTGGTTCGTGGAGCGACCTGAAAGCCCGGTTGTGGACCGGGGCGGCCATGGCCGTGGTCGGAATCGTCGCGATTGCCCTTGGCGGGTTCTGGTTCGCAGCACTCGCAGCCGTGGTCAGCGGCGTGATGATCTGGGAACTGACCCGGATGGTCGAACCGGGCGCGGCTGGCGAGCTTGCCAAGGTGCTGGCATGGGCATCCGGTGTAAGCGTCTTCATCGCGTGGCTATTGCCGGTCTATCTGGCCTTGCCTCTGCTGGCTGTTCCGGCGCTTTACGGTGGCCGCCGTGTGGCGGCGGACCGGACGCTGTTCGTTGTTTTCGCGCTGGCGATCCTTGTGGCCGGTTACGGTCTTGCCAGTTTCCGCTCCGAACACGGGATGGTGTGGTTGATCTGGCTGGTGCTGGTGGTGATTGCCACCGATATCGCCGGCTATTTCGCGGGCCGGTTCATCGGTGGGCCGAAATTCTGGCCGCGCGTCAGCCCCAAGAAGACGTGGTCAGGCACGCTGGGTGGCTGGTTCGCCGCGATGCTGATCGGGCTGATCTTCCTGACCTTCACCAATGCGGGCACGGATCTGCCCTGGATTTCCATGCTGCTGTCGCTGGCCAGCCAGATGGGCGACGTTGCCGAAAGCGCGTTGAAACGCCGCGTTGGCGTGAAAGACAGTTCTTCGCTCTTGCCGGGCCATGGCGGATTGTTCGATAGGTTCGACGGTCTTCTGGGCGCCGCGCTGTTCATGCTGCTGGTCGCCCAACTGGTTTATGTGCCCGTAGTGAGGTTCTGACAGCTAATGCGACGGCGGATCACGGTTTTCGGCGCCACCGGCTCGATCGGTGAAAACACCATCGACCTTCTGACCCGGCAGGGTGGGCCCGAGAGCTACGACGTCGTCGCGCTGTCCGGTGGTCGCAATATCGCGCGGCTGGCCGAACAGGCCCGCGACTTGCAGGCCGATCTGGCCGTCACCGCTTATCCGGAATGCTATGACGACCTGAAGGCGGCGCTTGCCGGATCGGGTGTTGAGGCCGCCGCGGGGCCGGAGGCGCTGGTCGAGGCCGCTGATCGTCCGTCCGACTGGATCATGTCGTCCATCGTGGGGGCCGCGGGGCTCGTGCCCGGCATGCGCGCGCTCAAGCATGGCACGACGCTCGCGCTGGCCAACAAGGAAAGCCTCGTCACCGCCGGGCCGCTGTTGCTGGCAACGGCCGAACAGCACAAGACCCGTATCCTGCCCGTGGACAGCGAACATTCCGCCGTATTCCAGGCTCTGGTGGGGGAAGACATCGACGCGGTCGAACGGGTTGTCATCACCGCCTCGGGCGGCGCCTTCCGCGACTGGCCGATCGAGGATCTGGAAAAGGCGACCCCCGAACAGGCGTCATCGCATCCGAACTGGGCGATGGGTCAGCGGATCACGGTCGACAGCGCATCCATGTTCAACAAGGCGCTGGAGCTGATTGAGACCAAGGAATATTTCGGCATC
The genomic region above belongs to Rhodovulum sp. P5 and contains:
- the dxr gene encoding 1-deoxy-D-xylulose-5-phosphate reductoisomerase, coding for MRRRITVFGATGSIGENTIDLLTRQGGPESYDVVALSGGRNIARLAEQARDLQADLAVTAYPECYDDLKAALAGSGVEAAAGPEALVEAADRPSDWIMSSIVGAAGLVPGMRALKHGTTLALANKESLVTAGPLLLATAEQHKTRILPVDSEHSAVFQALVGEDIDAVERVVITASGGAFRDWPIEDLEKATPEQASSHPNWAMGQRITVDSASMFNKALELIETKEYFGIAPEKIDAVVHPESMIHALVGFRDGALMAHLGAPDMRHAIGYALNWPDRADLPVARLDLVELGQLNFRAACETRWPALRLAREVMAAGGLTGAAFNASKEAALDAFLGRQIKFTQMSQVVEAVLEALSRDGGLTNTEISLENVLHVDHLAREEAARVVATLEH
- the uppS gene encoding polyprenyl diphosphate synthase → MGRKGGRVAAKDTNFMGPTHVAVIMDGNGRWAQMRGRPRLFGHQAGVRRVREIVEACPDLGIRYLTVFAFSTENWRRTQAEVSGLMNLFRRYIQKEAQALLEAGVRVRFIGDRDRLEPKLVDMMHALEELTAGNELLNLTVAINYGGRDEVARATQRLAREVAAGRLDPEDVDAETLASFLDTCLLPDPDLVIRTSGEARISNFLLWQSAYAEYEFSPVLWPDFTADHFAEIVSNFGARERRYGAVKA
- the frr gene encoding ribosome recycling factor, which produces MAEEDDLEIDLDDLARRMDGAMAALKHEFASLRTGRASASMLDPVTVDAYGSPTPINQVGTVNVPEPRMVTINVWDKSLVSKVEKAIMESGLGINPQTNGTIIMLPIPELNEERRKELTKVAAQYAEQARVAVRNVRRDGMEHLKKAKAAGMSEDDNKIWHDEIQELTDTHIADIDKALEHKQKEIMQV
- a CDS encoding phosphatidate cytidylyltransferase, yielding MASSGSWSDLKARLWTGAAMAVVGIVAIALGGFWFAALAAVVSGVMIWELTRMVEPGAAGELAKVLAWASGVSVFIAWLLPVYLALPLLAVPALYGGRRVAADRTLFVVFALAILVAGYGLASFRSEHGMVWLIWLVLVVIATDIAGYFAGRFIGGPKFWPRVSPKKTWSGTLGGWFAAMLIGLIFLTFTNAGTDLPWISMLLSLASQMGDVAESALKRRVGVKDSSSLLPGHGGLFDRFDGLLGAALFMLLVAQLVYVPVVRF
- the pyrH gene encoding UMP kinase is translated as MSEGSANQPPVAYKRVLLKISGEALMGDQGFGLHPPTVQRIAEEVKSVRDLGVQICMVIGGGNIFRGLQGSAQGMERTTADYMGMLATVMNALAMQSALEGMGVFCRVITAIRMDEVAEPYIRRRAVRHLEKNRVIIFAAGTGNPYFTTDTAATLRANEMACEAIFKGTKVDGVYDKDPKKFSDAVRYPDITYDDVLQKNLKVMDASAIALARDNDLPIIVFSLDEPGGFRGILAGQGTYTIVHG